Proteins encoded in a region of the Syngnathus typhle isolate RoL2023-S1 ecotype Sweden linkage group LG20, RoL_Styp_1.0, whole genome shotgun sequence genome:
- the clk2a gene encoding dual specificity protein kinase CLK2 isoform X1 gives MPYTRRYTSSERDSRSSYNDRYREKEKDRWRRHRHRRSPTYSSSSDRDRDRHGRGRGQRHDASYVRSRSRSFDNRSAEQRAFDRRYYEGYRRLDPSRDQDRDHDREREPHGAAESYYPRDFSPSMYDYRRGREKERARDDSYRRKGSRRKHKRRRRRTRSYSPSSSRSNSRTRALSVRDDEEGHLICRSGDVLQERYEIVSTLGEGTFGRVMQCIDHRRGASSVALKIIKNVEKYKEAARLEINVLEKINEKDPENQFLCVQMYDWFDYHGHMCISFELLALSTFDFLKENNYLPYSIGQVRHMAYQVCLAVKFLHDNKLTHTDLKPENILFVNSDFTMSYNVEKKRDERTVKSTAVRVVDFGSATFDHEHHSTIVSTRHYRAPEVILEMGWSHPCDVWSIGCILFEYYLGFTLFQTHDNREHLAMMERILGPVPSRMIRKTRKQKYFYRGRLDWDESSSAGKYVRENCKPLRRYLLSEAEEHHQLFDLIESMLEYEPSKRLLLADSLKHPFFDFGRSSEAAAGSKSWEANRDISR, from the exons ATGCCTTACACCAGAAGGTACACGTCCTCTGAGAGAGACAGTCGCAGCAGCTACAATGATCGCtacagagagaaagaaaaggatCGATGGCGTAGACACCGACACAGAAGATCGCCCACGTACTCTTCGAGCAGCGACAGAGACAGGGATCGCCACGGAAGGGGACGAGGACAGAGACACGATGCAAGTTACGTACGCTCAAGGAG TCGAAGCTTTGACAATCGCTCGGCAGAGCAGCGAGCATTTGACAGAAGATACTACGAGGGATACAGGCGACTGGATCCGAGCCGAGATCAAGATCGCGACCATGACCGAGAAAGGGAGCCGCACGGAGCAGCCGAAAGTTACTATCCACGCGACTTCTCCCCAAGCATGTACGACTACCGACGGGGTCGAGAAAAGGAACGGGCGCGGGATGATTCGTACAGACGAAAAGGCAGCAGGCGTAAGCACAAACGAAGGCGGCGTAGAACCAGGTCCTATAGCCCATCGTCTTCG CGGAGCAACAGCCGGACGCGGGCACTGAGTGTGAGGGACGACGAGGAAGGGCACCTGATCTGTCGGAGTGGGGACGTCCTACAAGAGAGAT ATGAGATCGTCAGTACTCTGGGTGAAGGCACTTTTGGGAGGGTGATGCAGTGCATTGACCATCGCAG GGGCGCATCCAGCGTGGCTTTAAAAATCATCAAGAATGTGGAGAAGTACAAAGAAGCAGCTCGCCTGGAGATCAACGTGCTTGAGAAGATCAACGAGAAGGATCCTGAAAACCAATT CCTGTGCGTGCAGATGTACGACTGGTTCGACTACCACGGTCACATGTGTATCTCCTTTGAGCTGCTTGCTCTCAGCACCTTCGATTTCCTCAAAGAGAACAACTACCTGCCCTACTCCATCGGTCAAGTCCGACACATGGCCTACCAAGTGTGTCTGGCTGTGAAGT TTCTCCATGACAATAAGTTGACACACACGGACCTAAAGCCTGAAAACATCCTCTTTGTCAACTCGGATTTTACCATGTCCTATAATGTGGAGAAG AAACGAGACGAAAGGACGGTAAAGAGCACGGCCGTACGCGTGGTGGACTTTGGCAGCGCCACGTTCGACCATGAGCATCACAGCACCATTGTGTCCACCAGGCATTACCGAGCCCCCGAGGTCATTCTAG AAATGGGATGGAGCCATCCTTGTGACGTGTGGAGTATCGGCTGTATCCTCTTTGAATACTACCTGGGCTTCACCTTGTTCCAG ACTCATGACAACAGGGAGCATTTGGCCATGATGGAGAGAATCCTTGGACCTGTGCCATCCAGAATGATCCGCAAGACCAG AAAGCAAAAGTACTTCTATCGAGGCCGTCTGGACTGGGATGAGAGCTCCTCAGCGGGGAAATACGTCCGGgaaaactgcaagcctctgAGA AGGTACTTGCTGTCAGAGGCCGAGGAGCACCACCAGTTGTTTGACCTCATCGAAAGCATGCTGGAGTACGAGCCCTCCAAGAGACTGCTCCTCGCCGACTCGCTCAAGCACCCCTTCTTTGATTTTGGGAGGAGCAGCGAGGCGGCGGCCGGCAGTAAGAGCTGGGAAGCCAACCGAGACATCAGCCGGTGA
- the clk2a gene encoding dual specificity protein kinase CLK2 isoform X2, protein MQCIDHRRGASSVALKIIKNVEKYKEAARLEINVLEKINEKDPENQFLCVQMYDWFDYHGHMCISFELLALSTFDFLKENNYLPYSIGQVRHMAYQVCLAVKFLHDNKLTHTDLKPENILFVNSDFTMSYNVEKKRDERTVKSTAVRVVDFGSATFDHEHHSTIVSTRHYRAPEVILEMGWSHPCDVWSIGCILFEYYLGFTLFQTHDNREHLAMMERILGPVPSRMIRKTRKQKYFYRGRLDWDESSSAGKYVRENCKPLRRYLLSEAEEHHQLFDLIESMLEYEPSKRLLLADSLKHPFFDFGRSSEAAAGSKSWEANRDISR, encoded by the exons ATGCAGTGCATTGACCATCGCAG GGGCGCATCCAGCGTGGCTTTAAAAATCATCAAGAATGTGGAGAAGTACAAAGAAGCAGCTCGCCTGGAGATCAACGTGCTTGAGAAGATCAACGAGAAGGATCCTGAAAACCAATT CCTGTGCGTGCAGATGTACGACTGGTTCGACTACCACGGTCACATGTGTATCTCCTTTGAGCTGCTTGCTCTCAGCACCTTCGATTTCCTCAAAGAGAACAACTACCTGCCCTACTCCATCGGTCAAGTCCGACACATGGCCTACCAAGTGTGTCTGGCTGTGAAGT TTCTCCATGACAATAAGTTGACACACACGGACCTAAAGCCTGAAAACATCCTCTTTGTCAACTCGGATTTTACCATGTCCTATAATGTGGAGAAG AAACGAGACGAAAGGACGGTAAAGAGCACGGCCGTACGCGTGGTGGACTTTGGCAGCGCCACGTTCGACCATGAGCATCACAGCACCATTGTGTCCACCAGGCATTACCGAGCCCCCGAGGTCATTCTAG AAATGGGATGGAGCCATCCTTGTGACGTGTGGAGTATCGGCTGTATCCTCTTTGAATACTACCTGGGCTTCACCTTGTTCCAG ACTCATGACAACAGGGAGCATTTGGCCATGATGGAGAGAATCCTTGGACCTGTGCCATCCAGAATGATCCGCAAGACCAG AAAGCAAAAGTACTTCTATCGAGGCCGTCTGGACTGGGATGAGAGCTCCTCAGCGGGGAAATACGTCCGGgaaaactgcaagcctctgAGA AGGTACTTGCTGTCAGAGGCCGAGGAGCACCACCAGTTGTTTGACCTCATCGAAAGCATGCTGGAGTACGAGCCCTCCAAGAGACTGCTCCTCGCCGACTCGCTCAAGCACCCCTTCTTTGATTTTGGGAGGAGCAGCGAGGCGGCGGCCGGCAGTAAGAGCTGGGAAGCCAACCGAGACATCAGCCGGTGA
- the si:ch211-81a5.8 gene encoding uncharacterized protein si:ch211-81a5.8, giving the protein MDSILSLGAPLKQFTSTCIPGKSSSPIKGSQGRRSSFTRRRSISRRRSLPCGAQKGPDSHWLRVYQAEMKRERKRQQAALAKKNAERCVRKTHFRSHHCLPRKTSTSRKGASKKEDSLFGAFQGLSLDGVMGGVNASAAAATNAAGGDQCSVM; this is encoded by the exons ATGGATTCCATCTTGTCGTTGGGTGCTCCTCTCAAGCAATTCACCAGCACATGTATTCCTGGAAAGAGCAGCTCCCCCATAAAAGGGAGCCAGGGCCGCAGAAGCAGCTTCACGCGCCGGAGGAGCATCAGCAGACGAAGAAGTCTGCCCTGTGGAGCCCAGAAAGGTCCAGACTCACACTGGCTAAGAGTGTACCAGGCTGAAATGAAGAGAGAGAG GAAACGACAGCAGGCCGCGCTGGCCAAGAAGAATGCTGAGCGCTGTGTCAGGAAAACTCACTTCAGGAGCCATCACTGCTTGCCAAGG AAAACAAGCACAAGCAGAAAAGGAGCATCAAAAAAGGAGGATTCTCTCTTTGGAGCTTTCCAGGGCCTCAGTCTGGATGGTGTGATGGGTGGCGTGAATgcgtccgccgccgccgccactaaCGCAGCAGGGGGAGACCAGTGCAGCGTCATGTGA
- the dnajc8 gene encoding dnaJ homolog subfamily C member 8 — MAASGGESSQAPSDELFQNFYSEVKQIEKRDSVLTSKQQIDRLLRPGSSYFNLNPFEVLQIDPDATDIDLKKRFRALSILVHPDKNQEDVDRAQQAFEAVDKAYKLLQDPEQKKRALDVVQAGREYVEHMVKEKKKQLKKEGKAQIVEEDDQELFKQAVYKQTMKLFAELAIKRKEREAKDMHERKRAREEEIEAAEKAKRDREWQKNFEETRDGRVDSWRTFQAKGKSKEKKNRSFLKPPKVKMEQRE; from the exons ATGGCGGCGAGCGGTGGCGAGTCTTCTCAAGCTCCGTCCGATGAGCTATTTCAAAACTTTTATTCGGAG GTGAAGCAGATCGAGAAAAGAGACTCAGTGTTAACGTCCAAGCAGCAGATAGATCGACTGCTCAGGCCTGGCTCGTCCTACTTTAATCTCAACCCATTCGAG GTGCTGCAAATCGATCCAGATGCAACAGATATTGACTTAAAGAAACGATTCCGAGCG TTATCCATTCTAGTCCACCCGGATAAAAATCAGGAGGATGTAGACAGAGCACAGCAAGCGTTTGAAG CTGTGGACAAGGCATACAAACTTCTTCAGGATCCAGAGCAGAAGAAGAGGGCTTTAGATGTCGTTCAGGCAGGAAGGGAATACGTGGAGCACATG gtaaaagagaaaaagaaacagTTAAAAAAGGAAGGGAAAGCTCAGATAGTAGAAGAGGATGACCAGGAACTA TTCAAGCAAGCAGTGTATAAGCAGACTATGAAACTCTTTGCTGAGCTTGCTATCAAAAGAAAAGAACGAGAAGCCAAGGACATGCATGAAAG GAAAAGGGCGCGAGAGGAAGAAATCGAAGCAGCAGAAAAAGCAAAACGAGACAGGGAATGGCAGAAAAATTTTGAG GAAACGAGAGATGGCCGTGTGGACAGTTGGAGGACGTTCCAGGCTAAAGGCAAGagcaaagaaaagaagaacAGGTCCTTCCTCAAGCCACCCAAAGTAAAGATGGAGCAGAGGGAGTGA